The following proteins are co-located in the Agromyces laixinhei genome:
- a CDS encoding ABC transporter substrate-binding protein — MSVFAKATASRSARAAWTGVALAGASALLLTACSSGTPAPADTEEPAADTDCAQPIAEGERNLTLNLGTILPQSGSLAFLGPPEEAGVQLGADDVNAVDSGLTADVTFRDSGDTTTDIATVSVTDLLSQDVSAIIGAASSGVSKTVIDQIVSAGVIQFSPANTSADFTDYDDNGLYWRTSPSDVLQGEVLGNRIAADGNSTLGLIVLNDAYGTGLADYTKTAFEAAGGEVVAEALFNEGDSSFDSQIADVTAANPDAIALITFDQAKIIVPALVGSGYPGENLYFVDGNLSDYSADFAPGLITGAQGTLPGIDTEKLGDFTDKLLAVDPALTDYSYAAESYDAVVLLSLAAYAANSTEGADIAAYLQQVSGGCGEGEKVTTYEDGIALLAEGQQIDYDGPSGPITFDENGDPTEATIGIYEYGDDNTYSRTGDG; from the coding sequence ATGAGCGTATTCGCGAAGGCCACGGCCTCTCGCTCGGCTCGCGCAGCTTGGACGGGTGTCGCCCTTGCGGGCGCCAGCGCCCTCCTCCTCACTGCGTGCAGTTCGGGCACTCCCGCCCCGGCCGATACGGAAGAGCCGGCTGCAGACACCGACTGCGCGCAGCCGATCGCTGAGGGCGAGCGCAACCTCACCCTCAACCTCGGAACGATCCTTCCGCAGAGTGGTTCGCTCGCGTTCCTCGGCCCGCCCGAAGAAGCCGGCGTGCAGCTCGGTGCCGACGACGTCAATGCGGTCGACTCGGGCCTGACGGCCGACGTCACGTTCCGAGACTCGGGCGACACCACGACCGACATCGCGACCGTCTCCGTCACCGACCTCCTCTCGCAGGATGTGTCGGCGATCATCGGTGCCGCTTCGTCCGGTGTGTCGAAGACGGTCATCGACCAGATCGTGTCTGCCGGCGTCATCCAGTTCTCGCCTGCGAACACCTCAGCCGACTTCACCGACTACGACGACAACGGCCTGTACTGGCGTACGTCGCCGTCCGACGTGCTGCAGGGTGAAGTGCTCGGCAACCGCATCGCCGCCGACGGCAACTCGACGCTGGGCCTGATCGTCCTCAACGACGCATACGGCACCGGTCTCGCGGACTACACCAAGACCGCGTTCGAGGCGGCCGGTGGCGAAGTCGTCGCCGAGGCCCTCTTCAACGAGGGTGACTCGAGCTTCGACTCGCAGATCGCCGATGTGACCGCCGCCAACCCCGATGCGATCGCGCTGATCACCTTCGACCAGGCGAAGATCATCGTTCCGGCGCTCGTCGGCAGCGGCTACCCCGGTGAGAACCTGTACTTCGTCGACGGAAACCTCTCCGACTACAGTGCAGACTTCGCACCCGGTCTCATCACCGGCGCGCAGGGCACCCTCCCGGGTATCGACACCGAGAAGCTCGGTGACTTCACCGACAAGCTGCTCGCCGTCGACCCCGCCCTCACCGATTACAGCTACGCGGCGGAGTCCTACGACGCCGTGGTGCTGCTCTCGCTCGCGGCCTACGCGGCCAACAGCACTGAGGGCGCCGACATCGCCGCCTACCTCCAGCAGGTCTCGGGTGGTTGCGGTGAAGGTGAGAAGGTCACCACCTACGAAGATGGCATCGCACTGCTCGCCGAGGGCCAGCAGATCGATTACGACGGCCCCTCCGGTCCGATCACGTTCGACGAGAACGGCGACCCGACCGAGGCGACCATCGGCATCTACGAGTACGGAGACGACAACACCTACTCGCGCACCGGCGATGGCTGA
- a CDS encoding ABC transporter ATP-binding protein, with protein MTNSNAAPAVVEPPATNLVVEVRDVVAGYLPGINILHGTSLTAAPGELIGIIGPNGAGKSTLLKAIFGLVKVREGQIRLNGEEITNLKANKLVAKGVGFVPQTNNVFPSLTIQENLEMGMYLKPKGVKERLEFVREIFPELADRLGQRAGSLSGGERQMVAMSRALMMGPHVMLLDEPSAGLSPVRQDEAFLRVKEINRAGVTTIMVEQNARRCLQICDRGYVLDQGRDAYTGTGRELLNDPKVIGLYLGTLGQDEDE; from the coding sequence ATGACGAACAGTAACGCGGCTCCCGCCGTCGTCGAGCCCCCGGCCACGAACCTCGTGGTCGAGGTGCGCGACGTCGTCGCCGGATACCTGCCGGGCATCAATATCCTGCACGGCACCTCGCTGACGGCGGCGCCCGGTGAGCTCATCGGCATCATCGGCCCCAATGGCGCCGGCAAGTCGACACTCCTGAAGGCGATCTTCGGGCTGGTGAAGGTGCGCGAGGGTCAGATCCGCCTGAACGGTGAAGAGATCACCAACCTGAAGGCGAACAAGCTCGTGGCGAAGGGCGTCGGGTTCGTGCCGCAGACGAACAACGTGTTCCCGTCGCTCACGATCCAGGAGAACCTCGAGATGGGCATGTACCTGAAGCCGAAGGGCGTGAAGGAGCGGCTCGAGTTCGTGCGAGAGATCTTCCCCGAACTCGCCGATCGTCTCGGCCAGCGCGCCGGGTCGCTCTCCGGAGGTGAGCGCCAGATGGTGGCCATGTCGCGCGCGCTGATGATGGGCCCGCACGTCATGCTGCTCGACGAGCCGTCGGCCGGCCTCTCGCCGGTTCGCCAAGATGAGGCGTTCCTGCGCGTCAAGGAGATCAACAGGGCGGGCGTCACGACCATCATGGTCGAGCAGAACGCGCGCCGCTGCCTGCAGATCTGCGATCGCGGCTACGTGCTCGACCAGGGCCGCGACGCCTACACGGGCACCGGCCGTGAGCTCCTGAACGACCCGAAGGTGATCGGACTCTACCTCGGCACGCTCGGCCAGGACGAGGACGAGTAA
- a CDS encoding ABC transporter ATP-binding protein, with product MSSETASSRPTKTTGLHVGDAAPGVKKHDPILIADGVTRTFGGLTAVDVDHVEIPRGAITALIGPNGAGKTTFFNLLTGFDKPDTGTWSFEGRSLAHVPAYRVARMGLIRTFQLTKSLGLLTVMDNMKLGAKDQIGENLFRSLIPSLWRKQDDEIEAKALELLGRFKLDAKKDDYAASLSGGQRKLLEMARALMSDPTLVMLDEPMAGVNPALTQSLLDHVLALKEQGMTVLFVEHDMHMVRHIADWVIVMAEGKVVAEGGPHEVMENPAVIDAYLGAHHDSDLGSTDTETVEALKELIDDEQ from the coding sequence TTGTCAAGTGAAACCGCCTCCTCGAGGCCCACGAAAACCACCGGGCTCCACGTCGGAGACGCGGCGCCCGGCGTCAAGAAGCACGATCCGATCCTGATCGCCGACGGTGTCACTCGCACCTTCGGCGGCCTCACCGCTGTCGACGTCGACCACGTCGAGATCCCGCGCGGCGCGATCACCGCGCTCATCGGTCCCAACGGTGCCGGCAAGACCACCTTCTTCAACCTGCTGACCGGCTTCGACAAGCCCGACACCGGCACCTGGTCGTTCGAAGGTCGCTCGCTGGCGCACGTGCCCGCCTACCGCGTGGCGCGCATGGGCCTCATCCGCACGTTCCAGCTCACCAAGTCGCTCGGCCTCCTGACGGTGATGGACAACATGAAGCTCGGTGCGAAGGATCAGATCGGGGAGAACCTCTTCCGCTCACTCATCCCGTCGCTCTGGCGCAAGCAAGACGACGAGATCGAGGCGAAGGCCCTGGAACTCCTCGGGCGGTTCAAGCTCGACGCCAAGAAGGACGACTACGCGGCCAGTCTGTCGGGCGGGCAGCGCAAGCTCCTCGAGATGGCGAGGGCGCTGATGAGCGATCCGACCCTCGTCATGCTCGATGAGCCGATGGCCGGGGTCAACCCGGCCCTCACCCAGTCGCTGCTCGACCACGTGCTCGCTCTCAAAGAGCAGGGCATGACCGTGCTCTTCGTCGAGCACGACATGCACATGGTGCGCCACATCGCCGACTGGGTGATCGTGATGGCCGAGGGCAAGGTGGTCGCCGAGGGCGGCCCGCACGAGGTCATGGAGAATCCCGCCGTGATCGACGCCTATCTCGGGGCACACCATGACTCCGACCTCGGCTCGACCGACACGGAGACCGTCGAAGCACTGAAGGAGCTCATCGATGACGAACAGTAA
- a CDS encoding branched-chain amino acid ABC transporter permease, translating into MDWGAIFGNAAVELISPTTAAYALAALGLAIHFGFTGLLNFGQAGFMLLGAYGYAIPALKLGWPWWACVLTGLVASAIFALILGIPTLRLRADYLAIVTIAAAEVLRLIFTTNTFNAVTGSANGLSQYQGDLLAFNPFPEGRYGFGPWVFDNRVWFFLVLGWIVVAICAVFTWLIMRSPWGRVIKGIREDEDAVRALGKNVYSYKMQSLILGGLFGTLAGMIFVMPRAVVPSYFQPTLTFIIYAVLLLGGAATILGPIVGSIVFWVLLSFFSGFVSRAVAAGWFPFMTQVQAGQLRFILVGVAIMLIVVFMPQGILGNKKELAFVK; encoded by the coding sequence ATGGATTGGGGAGCAATCTTCGGAAATGCGGCCGTCGAGCTGATCAGCCCGACCACCGCCGCGTACGCGCTCGCCGCGCTGGGTCTGGCGATCCACTTCGGCTTCACGGGCCTGCTGAACTTCGGACAGGCCGGCTTCATGCTGCTCGGCGCCTACGGGTACGCCATCCCTGCGCTCAAGCTCGGCTGGCCGTGGTGGGCCTGCGTGCTCACGGGGCTCGTGGCATCCGCCATCTTCGCACTCATCCTCGGTATCCCGACGCTGCGATTGCGAGCAGACTATCTCGCCATCGTGACCATCGCGGCGGCGGAAGTGCTGCGGCTGATCTTCACGACCAACACCTTCAACGCCGTGACAGGATCGGCGAACGGCCTGTCGCAGTACCAGGGCGACCTGCTCGCGTTCAATCCGTTCCCTGAGGGGCGGTACGGGTTCGGTCCGTGGGTGTTCGACAACCGAGTGTGGTTCTTCCTCGTGCTCGGGTGGATCGTCGTCGCGATCTGCGCGGTCTTCACCTGGCTCATCATGCGCAGCCCGTGGGGCCGCGTGATCAAGGGCATCCGCGAAGACGAAGACGCCGTGCGTGCGCTCGGAAAGAACGTCTACTCGTACAAGATGCAGAGCCTCATCCTCGGCGGGCTCTTCGGAACGCTCGCGGGCATGATCTTCGTCATGCCGCGCGCGGTCGTCCCGTCGTATTTCCAGCCGACGCTGACGTTCATCATCTACGCGGTCCTGCTCCTCGGAGGGGCGGCGACCATCCTCGGGCCGATCGTCGGTTCGATCGTCTTCTGGGTGCTGTTGTCGTTCTTCTCGGGATTCGTCTCCCGTGCCGTCGCGGCCGGCTGGTTCCCGTTCATGACGCAGGTGCAGGCCGGTCAGCTCCGGTTCATCCTCGTCGGAGTGGCCATCATGCTGATAGTGGTGTTCATGCCACAGGGTATCCTCGGAAACAAGAAGGAGCTCGCTTTTGTCAAGTGA
- a CDS encoding branched-chain amino acid ABC transporter permease yields the protein MAEDVSAAAATEEPAATEEPAATEEPAEEFEYHFNGNVQFDGEPVEGVKISVEGNGFEADTETDVDGRWQVGVPEKGTYTVILDEDTLPEGVIVAEEGGAEREGSFGQTRNASVNFFLGEGERVTVSFWNQFLERAVNGLNFGLLLALAAIGLSLIFGTTGLSNFAHAELITFGALMTFTFGTTLGVPMWLAIIIAVALSALLGLVLDAGLWKPLRKKGIGLIPLMIVSIGLSLALRYLFQFFYGGQTFQLKGATGVARFSLGPVSLSWIDVASMGTSIIVLLAVAFFLQRTRIGKATRAVSDNPSLASASGIDVNYVIRIVWVLGSALAGLSGILWAYFRPGVSWDMGFQILLLIFAAVVLGGLGTAFGALIGAIIVGLFVELSTLWLPSDMKYVGALVIMIVVLLFRPQGILGRRERIG from the coding sequence ATGGCGGAGGATGTGAGTGCCGCCGCAGCAACCGAGGAGCCCGCAGCAACCGAGGAGCCCGCAGCGACCGAGGAGCCCGCTGAAGAGTTCGAATACCACTTCAACGGGAACGTGCAGTTCGACGGTGAACCCGTCGAGGGCGTCAAGATCTCCGTCGAGGGCAACGGCTTCGAAGCCGACACCGAGACCGATGTCGACGGCCGCTGGCAGGTGGGCGTGCCCGAGAAGGGCACCTACACCGTGATCCTCGACGAGGACACCCTTCCCGAGGGCGTCATCGTCGCCGAAGAAGGCGGCGCGGAACGCGAAGGCTCGTTCGGGCAGACGCGCAACGCGTCGGTGAACTTCTTCCTCGGCGAGGGCGAACGGGTGACCGTCAGCTTCTGGAACCAGTTCCTGGAGCGAGCCGTGAACGGCCTGAACTTCGGTCTGCTGCTCGCGCTCGCAGCCATCGGCCTCTCACTGATCTTCGGCACGACCGGCCTGTCGAACTTCGCGCACGCCGAGCTCATCACGTTCGGTGCGTTGATGACCTTCACCTTCGGCACCACGTTGGGTGTGCCGATGTGGCTCGCCATCATCATCGCGGTGGCACTCAGCGCCCTGCTCGGCCTGGTGCTCGATGCCGGGCTCTGGAAGCCGCTTCGCAAGAAGGGCATCGGCCTGATCCCGCTGATGATCGTCAGCATCGGACTCTCGCTCGCGCTGCGGTACCTGTTCCAGTTCTTCTACGGCGGGCAGACGTTCCAGCTCAAGGGTGCGACGGGAGTCGCGAGGTTCTCACTCGGACCGGTCTCGCTCAGCTGGATCGATGTCGCGAGCATGGGCACCAGCATCATCGTGCTGCTGGCGGTCGCGTTCTTCCTGCAGCGAACCCGCATCGGCAAGGCGACGCGGGCGGTCTCCGACAACCCGAGCCTCGCCTCCGCGAGCGGCATCGACGTGAACTACGTCATCCGCATCGTGTGGGTGCTCGGCTCGGCGCTCGCCGGCCTCTCCGGCATCCTCTGGGCCTACTTCCGGCCGGGCGTCAGCTGGGACATGGGGTTCCAGATCCTGCTGCTCATCTTCGCCGCGGTCGTCCTCGGCGGTCTCGGCACCGCGTTCGGCGCGCTCATCGGCGCGATCATCGTGGGGCTCTTCGTCGAACTGTCGACGCTGTGGCTGCCGAGCGACATGAAGTACGTCGGCGCACTGGTCATCATGATCGTCGTGCTGCTGTTCCGGCCACAGGGAATCCTGGGCCGTCGAGAGAGAATCGGATAG
- a CDS encoding MalY/PatB family protein, with product MQRTAAEPLDVLRTRTSAKWRLYPADVLPLPVAEMDYPLAEPIKAALHAAVDRSDTGYSAGSLQVAEAFRGFAETRLGWNVDPARVRCTGDVSMGIVELLRRVTAPGDGVVITPPIYPPFFDLVTEASGTVVEVPMLGGIDDGWSLDLAGIDAAFAAGARAMVLCNPHNPIGLVPDASQLAALAEIAARHDVTVISDEVHGPLVQPGVDYTPFLTVSDAAREHGIAVTAATKAFNIAGLKTALIVTASERGDRVRTALPYEVEWRMSQFGVIATIAAFRHGGPWLDGVLASLDDNRRLLAELLADELPGVRYRIPDATYLAWLDLSALGWGHDPAAYALEHAKVALGIGPQFGASVGGGHARLNFGCTPEVLAEAITRLADARR from the coding sequence ATGCAACGCACCGCAGCAGAACCTCTCGACGTCCTCCGCACGCGAACGAGTGCGAAGTGGCGCCTCTACCCCGCCGACGTGCTGCCGCTGCCCGTCGCCGAGATGGACTACCCGCTCGCCGAGCCGATCAAGGCGGCGCTGCACGCGGCCGTCGACCGCTCCGACACGGGCTACTCGGCCGGAAGCCTCCAGGTGGCCGAAGCGTTCCGGGGCTTCGCCGAGACCCGTCTCGGCTGGAACGTCGACCCCGCCCGTGTGCGATGCACCGGCGATGTGAGCATGGGCATCGTCGAGCTGCTGCGGCGGGTCACCGCTCCGGGCGACGGCGTCGTCATCACCCCGCCGATCTACCCGCCCTTCTTCGATCTCGTGACCGAGGCATCCGGCACGGTCGTCGAAGTGCCGATGCTCGGCGGCATCGACGACGGCTGGTCACTCGACCTCGCCGGCATCGACGCGGCGTTCGCCGCAGGCGCCAGGGCCATGGTGCTCTGCAACCCGCACAATCCGATCGGCCTGGTACCGGATGCCTCGCAGCTGGCCGCCCTCGCCGAGATCGCGGCCCGACACGACGTGACGGTCATCTCCGACGAGGTGCACGGACCGCTCGTGCAGCCGGGCGTCGACTACACGCCCTTCCTCACGGTCTCCGACGCGGCACGCGAGCACGGCATCGCCGTCACGGCGGCCACGAAGGCGTTCAACATCGCGGGGCTGAAGACGGCGCTCATCGTGACCGCGAGCGAGCGCGGCGATCGGGTTCGCACCGCATTGCCGTACGAGGTCGAGTGGCGCATGAGCCAGTTCGGGGTGATCGCGACCATCGCGGCCTTCCGGCACGGCGGCCCATGGCTCGACGGCGTGCTCGCGAGCCTCGACGACAACCGCCGTCTGCTCGCCGAGCTCCTCGCCGATGAGCTGCCCGGCGTTCGCTATCGGATCCCCGATGCCACCTACCTCGCGTGGCTCGATCTGTCGGCGCTCGGCTGGGGTCACGACCCCGCCGCGTACGCGCTCGAACACGCGAAGGTCGCCCTCGGTATCGGCCCGCAGTTCGGTGCGAGCGTCGGCGGCGGCCATGCCCGACTGAACTTCGGCTGCACGCCGGAGGTGCTCGCCGAAGCGATCACGCGGCTGGCGGATGCACGGCGCTGA
- a CDS encoding ABC-F family ATP-binding cassette domain-containing protein, which produces MGFIDVNGVSFSLPDGRPLLADLAFRVTDGATTALIGANGAGKSTLLRIIRGELRPDEGSVQVDGGLGVMDQFVGTGVTAPGTDATVHGLLVSVAPTRVRAAAVELEASENALIERDDTAAQMRYATALAEYAEAGGYDQEVVWDHCTVAALGIPFERAKWRELATLSGGEQKRLALEALLRGPEQVLLLDEPDNSLDVPGKRWLESQLRTTPKTVLLVSHDRELLARAADRIVTLELGAAGNTAWVHGGSFEGYHRARDERFERLDELRRRWDEQHAALKTLVATLKVKATYNDGMASRYQAAVTRLRRFEEAGPPEERPPAQAVSMRLRGSRTGKRAVVGERLELTGLMKPFDLEVWYGDRVAVLGSNGSGKSHFLRLLAGGGTEPDRTLGHVTTVGEGLDRVPHTGRAVLGARVVPGWFAQNHEHPEFRGRTLLDILHRGDANRDGMAREAASSALDRYGLAASALQSFDSLSGGQQARLQILLLELSGATLLLLDEPTDNLDLVSAEALEEGLSRFDGTVLAVTHDRWFARGFDRFIVFGGDGEVYESDAPVWADGQHGAAELRRASVRKAAAVALATRSVAERATEDRGTRHG; this is translated from the coding sequence ATGGGATTCATCGACGTCAACGGCGTCTCGTTCTCGCTGCCCGACGGCCGGCCCCTGCTCGCCGACCTCGCCTTCCGCGTGACGGATGGCGCGACCACCGCGCTCATCGGCGCGAACGGCGCGGGCAAGTCGACGCTGCTGCGCATCATCCGCGGTGAGCTGCGGCCCGACGAGGGCAGCGTGCAGGTCGACGGCGGCCTCGGCGTGATGGATCAGTTCGTCGGCACCGGCGTCACGGCCCCCGGCACGGATGCAACGGTGCACGGTCTGCTCGTCTCGGTCGCGCCGACCAGGGTGCGTGCTGCGGCCGTCGAGCTCGAGGCATCCGAGAACGCACTCATCGAACGCGACGACACGGCCGCGCAGATGCGGTACGCCACCGCGCTCGCCGAATACGCGGAGGCCGGCGGCTACGACCAGGAGGTGGTGTGGGATCACTGCACGGTCGCGGCGCTCGGAATCCCGTTCGAGCGGGCGAAGTGGCGTGAGCTCGCGACGCTCTCGGGCGGCGAGCAGAAGCGGCTCGCGCTCGAGGCGCTCCTGCGCGGGCCCGAGCAGGTGCTGCTGCTCGACGAGCCCGACAACTCGCTCGACGTGCCCGGCAAGCGCTGGCTCGAATCTCAGCTGCGGACCACGCCGAAGACGGTGCTGCTCGTCTCGCACGACCGCGAGCTGCTCGCCCGTGCCGCCGACCGCATCGTGACCCTCGAGCTCGGCGCTGCCGGCAACACCGCGTGGGTGCACGGCGGCAGCTTCGAGGGGTACCACCGGGCTCGCGATGAGCGCTTCGAGCGCCTCGACGAGCTGCGCCGCCGGTGGGACGAGCAGCACGCTGCGCTGAAGACCCTCGTCGCCACGCTGAAGGTGAAGGCGACGTACAACGACGGGATGGCCTCCCGGTACCAGGCCGCGGTCACGCGTCTGCGCAGGTTCGAGGAGGCCGGGCCGCCCGAGGAGCGCCCGCCGGCGCAGGCCGTCTCGATGCGACTCCGCGGCTCGCGAACCGGCAAGCGCGCCGTCGTCGGCGAACGGCTCGAGCTCACGGGGCTCATGAAACCGTTCGACCTCGAGGTCTGGTACGGCGACCGCGTCGCGGTGCTCGGCTCGAACGGTTCGGGCAAGTCGCACTTCCTTCGGCTCCTCGCCGGCGGCGGCACCGAGCCCGATCGCACGCTCGGCCACGTCACGACGGTGGGAGAGGGGCTCGACCGGGTGCCGCACACCGGGCGTGCCGTGCTCGGTGCGCGAGTCGTGCCCGGCTGGTTCGCGCAGAATCACGAGCACCCCGAGTTCCGCGGTCGAACCCTCCTCGACATCCTGCATCGCGGCGACGCGAATCGCGACGGCATGGCGCGGGAGGCCGCGAGTTCGGCCCTCGACCGGTACGGGCTCGCGGCATCCGCGCTGCAGAGCTTCGACTCGCTCTCAGGCGGCCAGCAGGCGCGACTGCAGATCCTGCTGCTCGAGCTCTCGGGCGCGACACTGCTGCTGCTCGACGAACCGACCGACAACCTCGACCTGGTCTCGGCCGAAGCGCTCGAAGAGGGGCTGTCGCGCTTCGACGGCACGGTGCTCGCGGTCACGCACGACCGGTGGTTCGCGCGCGGCTTCGACCGGTTCATCGTCTTCGGCGGCGACGGCGAGGTCTACGAATCGGATGCCCCGGTGTGGGCTGACGGTCAGCACGGCGCAGCGGAGCTGCGACGGGCTTCCGTCAGAAAGGCGGCAGCCGTAGCGCTCGCGACGCGAAGCGTTGCGGAGCGTGCCACGGAAGACCGTGGAACGCGACACGGGTAG
- a CDS encoding GuaB3 family IMP dehydrogenase-related protein — MTQEIEIGRSKRGQRVYAFDDIAIVPSRRTRDPEDVSVGWSIDAYQFDIPFLAAPMDSVVSPQTAIMMGQLGGLGVLDLEGLWTRYEDPEPVLAEIRNLTPERATRRMQQLYSEPIKPELVTARLAEIRAAGVTVAGALSPQRTQELYETVVAAGVDLFVIRGTTVSAEHVSKNQEPLNLKKFIYELDVPVIVGGAATYTAALHLMRTGAAGVLVGFGGGAASTTRATLGIHAPMATAVADVAGARRDYLDESGGRYVHVIADGGVGKSGDIVKAIACGADAIMLGTALARATDAPGGGYHWGAEAHHPKLPRGQRVHVGQVAPLEEVLYGPAPSADGVTNLVGGLRRSMATTGYSDLKEFQRVDVIVAPYQSS; from the coding sequence GTGACCCAGGAGATCGAGATCGGCCGCTCCAAGCGGGGCCAGCGCGTCTATGCATTCGATGACATCGCGATCGTGCCGAGCCGGCGCACCCGCGATCCCGAAGATGTCTCGGTCGGTTGGTCCATCGACGCGTACCAGTTCGACATCCCCTTCCTCGCCGCCCCCATGGACTCCGTCGTCTCGCCGCAGACGGCCATCATGATGGGCCAGCTCGGCGGCCTCGGAGTGCTCGACCTCGAGGGACTCTGGACCCGGTACGAAGACCCCGAGCCCGTGCTCGCCGAGATCCGCAACCTCACGCCGGAGCGCGCGACCAGGCGCATGCAGCAGCTCTACTCCGAGCCGATCAAGCCCGAGCTCGTCACCGCGCGCCTCGCCGAGATCCGCGCCGCTGGGGTCACGGTCGCGGGTGCGCTCTCTCCGCAGCGCACACAGGAGCTCTACGAGACCGTCGTCGCCGCGGGCGTCGACCTCTTCGTGATCCGCGGCACCACGGTGTCGGCCGAGCACGTCTCGAAGAACCAGGAGCCGCTGAACCTCAAGAAGTTCATCTACGAGCTCGACGTGCCGGTCATCGTCGGCGGGGCCGCGACCTACACCGCGGCCCTGCACCTCATGCGCACGGGCGCCGCGGGCGTGCTCGTCGGCTTCGGCGGCGGGGCGGCATCGACGACGCGCGCCACGCTCGGCATCCACGCACCGATGGCCACGGCGGTGGCGGATGTCGCAGGTGCACGTCGTGACTACCTCGACGAGTCGGGCGGGCGCTACGTGCACGTCATCGCCGACGGCGGCGTCGGCAAGTCGGGCGACATCGTGAAGGCGATCGCGTGCGGCGCCGACGCGATCATGCTCGGCACGGCGCTGGCACGGGCGACGGATGCCCCGGGCGGCGGGTACCACTGGGGCGCCGAGGCGCACCATCCGAAGCTCCCGCGCGGCCAGCGAGTGCACGTCGGGCAGGTCGCCCCGCTCGAGGAGGTGCTCTACGGCCCGGCGCCGTCGGCCGACGGCGTGACGAACCTCGTCGGCGGCCTGAGGCGTTCGATGGCGACCACGGGGTACTCCGACCTCAAGGAGTTCCAGCGCGTCGACGTGATCGTCGCGCCGTACCAGTCGTCCTGA